A genomic window from Thalassoroseus pseudoceratinae includes:
- a CDS encoding thioredoxin family protein, with the protein MVKTASTMLPLGTAAPDFSLPNPITGGTVSKADFAGKPLLVMFICNHCPFVVHLKDALGPFTDEYQGKGLSVVAISSNDVENYPDDSPEKMKEFAAENGFNFPYLYDASQEVAKAYTAACTPDFFLFDSGHKLAYRGQFDDSRPGNDKEITGADLRTACDEVLAGKLPSDNQKPSIGCNIKWKSGAAPNYFTGQPAE; encoded by the coding sequence ATGGTCAAAACAGCCTCGACGATGTTGCCCCTCGGCACCGCAGCCCCGGATTTTTCTCTGCCGAACCCCATTACGGGTGGCACGGTATCGAAGGCCGACTTCGCCGGCAAACCGTTGCTGGTCATGTTCATTTGCAACCACTGTCCGTTCGTCGTCCACCTAAAAGACGCACTCGGACCATTCACTGACGAATACCAAGGCAAAGGGTTGTCTGTGGTTGCGATTAGTTCCAACGATGTTGAGAACTATCCCGACGACAGCCCCGAGAAGATGAAAGAATTCGCCGCCGAGAACGGGTTCAACTTCCCGTATCTGTACGACGCATCTCAAGAAGTCGCCAAAGCTTATACAGCGGCGTGCACACCGGACTTCTTCCTGTTCGATTCCGGCCACAAGCTCGCGTATCGCGGGCAGTTCGACGACAGTCGCCCCGGCAACGACAAAGAAATCACCGGAGCCGATCTGCGAACCGCGTGCGACGAAGTCCTCGCTGGCAAACTGCCATCCGACAACCAGAAACCGAGCATCGGCTGCAACATCAAATGGAAAAGCGGAGCCGCCCCAAACTACTTCACCGGCCAACCGGCGGAGTGA
- a CDS encoding OmpA family protein yields MSLFRSPSETHSIGVCLTFTLILLLMTAITGCNMVPQSQLRQAQLRALELHEQNQTITAQYQQAATLAAAETSKNQQLAQQNAGLQAHAASLQNNMASLQTQVSQKDQELADSLAQLQNVQGQLQTAEQRVANFRSTQEELERRMVQLISESKRLPSPLSDEASKRFEELARKYPNFEFDPLTGVSKFHSDILFSSGSAQIKRTAAPLLKEFAEIMNEPTAERLHILIVGHTDDKPIAKAGTRQEHPTNGHLSTNRGHSVRMALKQAGLQDGRMGVAGYGKHQPLVANVDEDNRQVNRRVEIFVLAPDAVVAGWDPINAPSRN; encoded by the coding sequence ATGTCCCTCTTTCGTAGTCCGTCAGAGACCCACTCCATTGGGGTTTGCTTGACGTTCACTCTGATTCTGTTGCTGATGACTGCGATCACCGGCTGCAATATGGTGCCGCAATCTCAGTTGCGACAGGCACAGTTGCGAGCCCTGGAACTGCACGAGCAGAACCAGACGATCACGGCTCAATACCAGCAGGCCGCAACGCTGGCCGCCGCTGAAACGAGCAAGAACCAACAGCTCGCACAGCAAAATGCCGGCTTGCAAGCTCATGCAGCCAGCCTGCAAAACAACATGGCTAGCCTGCAAACTCAGGTGAGTCAGAAGGATCAGGAACTCGCTGATTCGTTGGCTCAATTGCAAAATGTGCAAGGACAGCTACAGACCGCCGAGCAACGAGTTGCGAACTTCCGTTCGACGCAAGAAGAACTCGAACGACGGATGGTGCAGCTAATCAGCGAAAGCAAACGCTTGCCGAGCCCGCTCTCGGATGAGGCTTCCAAACGGTTTGAAGAATTGGCTCGGAAATATCCGAACTTTGAATTCGATCCGCTGACGGGCGTGAGCAAATTCCATTCGGACATTCTGTTCTCGTCAGGAAGCGCCCAGATTAAACGGACAGCGGCTCCGCTGTTAAAAGAATTCGCGGAAATCATGAACGAACCGACGGCCGAACGATTGCATATCCTCATCGTCGGACACACCGATGACAAACCGATCGCCAAAGCCGGTACGCGTCAAGAACACCCGACCAACGGACATCTATCGACCAACCGTGGACACTCCGTACGAATGGCTCTCAAGCAGGCCGGATTGCAAGACGGACGCATGGGTGTGGCAGGTTACGGGAAACATCAACCGTTGGTCGCGAACGTCGACGAAGATAACCGCCAAGTCAATCGGCGTGTAGAAATCTTCGTACTGGCTCCCGATGCGGTTGTTGCCGGTTGGGACCCCATCAACGCCCCCAGCCGCAATTGA
- a CDS encoding tetratricopeptide repeat protein, translating to MRSLIEDDPSNAELFQLLGKLYVQERRYEESRDAYEHSLSLCPDNPWTHLFLGNWCFQLGKWTEALEWFQRAAEIMPEEPISLTCQGDVYQRIGNFDLAERAFQEAVRIAPHDSAAKLKLAEWGEYRLEQEVGWDKSQHFQ from the coding sequence GTGCGTTCGCTGATTGAGGACGATCCATCAAATGCGGAGCTATTCCAATTGCTTGGGAAGCTCTACGTCCAAGAACGGCGGTATGAGGAATCGCGGGACGCTTACGAGCATTCCTTGTCGCTATGCCCGGACAATCCTTGGACTCACCTTTTTCTTGGAAACTGGTGCTTTCAGCTTGGAAAGTGGACTGAAGCACTGGAATGGTTCCAACGGGCGGCCGAGATCATGCCGGAAGAACCAATCTCATTGACGTGTCAGGGCGACGTGTATCAAAGGATTGGTAATTTTGATCTCGCTGAGAGAGCGTTCCAAGAAGCCGTTCGGATTGCCCCGCATGATTCCGCTGCCAAGTTGAAATTGGCGGAATGGGGTGAGTACAGGTTGGAACAGGAAGTCGGCTGGGACAAGTCCCAGCACTTCCAATGA